AATTAGTTTCAGATGTGGaagaagacaacaaaaagaaatggtgagcatttctgttttgctcttaCATTGTACAAAGATGACTAAAAAAGaaccttctttttattttaaaataaataaataaataattggtAGAGAAGAGCCATCCAAAAGCCTTCTCTGAAAGGCTCCTGTGTGTTGCTGCCAACCTTATAAAAGAGGAGTTAAATTTTGGAGTTTCAGCATGTGATCCCAAAATACCCAGATTAATATTTAGTCAGAATCTAAAACTCTGAATTAAATTTACTGCTGTCCAAGCTAGTGCTAATTGTATGTTTATGAACTTCTGTCTACTTGAGGCAGaatgtttggtttatttttctgtagtgaAGTAGGGAAGATGAGTAGTCTGTCTTGATGGTGTATCTACCTTATGAGTTTCAAATCATTTTAATGTACCTGTTATATGAAAGACCATGCTGATAAATGTCAAGTTCCATGCATTCTCCAGTCTGTTGACACAGGAATGACTAAGGGTTCTTTGGAAGCATTTCAGTAACTGTTTTTGTTGATTTAACCTTGCTACATAATGTCTTAGTTgtacaaaacagttttatagGCCTGTTGCATTTTATAGGGATTATCTGCCTTTGCAGAGTGTGCAGCATCAACGACCATGTGCTTCCTAGCTTTAATCTGGCACTGAGGACACATTGGCAGAGACGTTCCAGCACCGGGCAAACCTATTGCCCGCTGTTATTAGTGCATTTTATTGTATCTCCCCTCCTAGTTTTGCACTGACTTGATTAAAGCTGATTCAGGTATGGCCATTAGTGGTTGCAGTCATGCTGTCTGCTGGGACACAGGCGTACTTTAAAGCTGGAGTCAACAGGTAGATCATGTAAACATGTGGTTTGAGGAACTAGAGGCTGGAACCTGATCTTTGAGCTCCTGGTGCTGTTGCAGTGGTGTGcgtttttaaaatcttctgatGTTGGTGATAGCAGGCCCTCTAGAGGGTGATTTGATCATAGAAGTGTGTGCCAGGTCAGGACCAGAAGTCCAGTGCAGTACTCGAGAGAATTAAGAAGCAGTTTCATGAAGTTGTTTTAAGCTGACGTGAGCCTGTACTGCAATCGGAAAGGGTGGTTCAGTCCTGCACTCATCCTTGTTCTGGCACTACTGTTGATCTGGCTGACTGTACAGCTGGGCGTCTTGCTTAtccaagggaaaagaaaaattgtaccAGATTAACAGGCTAACCTCAGTGACTGTGTGGCCACACAAATGCTAGTACCAGCATGAAGAAATGACTTAAGAACACATGGCTGTGGCTAGCAGGAGGTCAGCATCTCTTGTCACTGGCCATGCACTCTTAGAACAGTGTAAGCTGCTCGTGAGACTGCATCCTTGTATAAATAACAGTTACTTCCCCAGAGAATTAGGAGGAGAGATTGCAAATTGAACAGATTTTACAACGGATATTTTTGAAGTGGAAGGCTTCTGTTCTCTAAGTGAGAAGTTAACATAAAGGTCTATGCCTCAGCTTGGACCTTTAGTTAGGGAAAACAACTTCCTGTCAAGATGTCCTCAGAATCAACCTCTTGGCTGGCCACTGATAAATTACTTCAGTATGAGTTATTGACAGAATGGAAGTAAAGtttggcttaaaaataaaaaggcatgtATCTTCAACTTtctttgctttagaaaacagttttggcATTGCAAGTACACGTACAAGTGGAACGTATGTGTGTGTTCCTAAAGAAAATGGGAGATTACCTGTTACTCAAGCCTCTATTATTTTACTTGTCCTTTTGCAGGAAAAGCTGCAAGTCATTTAATGACCAAATAACGTCTCCATTCTCATGATTTATCTGATATGCTTCTCTTGGAGCCATGGATGAATACAACCGCTTTGTGGACTGGGACAAAATGGATGTTACTGTCCAGAGCCAGGATGCGAAGGAGCTAACCTGCACAGAGTTCCAGGAGCTCAAGCAGCTGGCCCGGCAGGGCTACTGGGCCAAGAACCACTCTCTGAGAGCCAAAGTGTACCACAAACTAATTAGCAATATCCCGTGCCGCACAGTGACCCCAGATGCAAATGTGTACCGGGACATTGTTGTGAAGATTGTTGGAAAACGTAACAGTAGCTCCCTTCCACTACCAGAGTTTGTGGATAACAGCCTGGTCCCCACGTACTGCTTGAATGCAGAAGGCATCGGGGCGGTCAGGAAGATTATATTGTGCATTGCAAATCAGTTCCCAGACATATCATTTTGCCCAGCACTGCCATCTGTGATAGCTTTGCTCCTCCACTACAGCAAAGATGAGGCAGAGTGCTTTGAACAGGTTTGTCGCATCCTTGCTTGCAATGACCCATCTAAGCGGCTCATTGATCAGACATTCTTAGCTTTTGAGTCCTCCTGCATGACTTTTGGTGACCTGGTTAACAAATACTGTCAGGCAGCACATAAGCTGATGGTAGCAGTGTCCGAGGATGTGTTGGAGGTATACTCTGACTGGCAACGGTGGCTCTTCGGAGAACTGCCTATGGTGTACATTGCTCGGGTCTTTGATGTGTTTCTGGTGGAGGGCTACAAAGTTCTCTATCGTGTTGCACTGgctcttctgaaattttttcaCAAAGTCAGAGCTGGGCAGCCCACAGAGTCTGACAGCATACAGCAGGACATTCGAGCTTTTGTGAGAGACATTGCCAAGTCAGTGTCTCCGGAGAGGCTTTTGGAAAAAGCCTTTGCTATCCGCCTCTTCTCACGGAAGGAGATCCAGCTTCTGCAGATGGCCAATGAGAAGGCTTTGCAGCAGAAGGGCATCACGGTCAAACAGAAAAGGTAGGGCTCTCACTACAGGTAGCCTGAGTGATCTAGTGAGTTTTCCCAGCGTGATGAGCAGTCAGTCCTGGGTGACTactggtggggaaggagaagagctcTACTGGTACATGCTGGTatctctgctgattttttttctctgcagaaaaagtCAGCAGCCCCAAAATTAATGGGATTGTAATGAGACATGTAACTGAAGATAAAGAAAGCAGTTTGTCATAGCTTACTCTGAatttataattactttttacAGGTACATATTAATTGCAAATACTGTATCTCAAAAGTGTCTTTCACAGGCTGTTTTTAAACTAAGAGGCATTTtagcaaagctggaaaaaacactgataaattacttggaagaaaaatacccaaacaaatgtgaaaaataattcttaaatatgagattatttgtataaaatgtCAATTTCATGCTGCCCACGACTGTGAATTCGGCAGTTTCTGTAGTGTAAGTAGACAAACACTGTCCCAGCTGGGAACGTTTTTCTTAACTGGGGAGTTATTTTAACAGCAAGGAAGAAATCAGTCTGTCTTACATGTTACTCTTCAAATTAGTTTGACTGCAAGCCGCCTGAAAGTCAAGAGTAGAGTAATCATAGGTAGGAGTTGACCTATTTT
Above is a genomic segment from Ciconia boyciana chromosome 13, ASM3463844v1, whole genome shotgun sequence containing:
- the TBC1D24 gene encoding TBC1 domain family member 24 isoform X1 — its product is MDEYNRFVDWDKMDVTVQSQDAKELTCTEFQELKQLARQGYWAKNHSLRAKVYHKLISNIPCRTVTPDANVYRDIVVKIVGKRNSSSLPLPEFVDNSLVPTYCLNAEGIGAVRKIILCIANQFPDISFCPALPSVIALLLHYSKDEAECFEQVCRILACNDPSKRLIDQTFLAFESSCMTFGDLVNKYCQAAHKLMVAVSEDVLEVYSDWQRWLFGELPMVYIARVFDVFLVEGYKVLYRVALALLKFFHKVRAGQPTESDSIQQDIRAFVRDIAKSVSPERLLEKAFAIRLFSRKEIQLLQMANEKALQQKGITVKQKSVASPKRQNVHLAVHAENFKSEIVSVKEMRDIWSWIPERFALCQPLLLFTTLEHGCSLSRFYSHSEGHEPTLLLIKTTTKEVCGAYLSTDWSERRRGGNKLSFFGTGECFVFRLQPEVERYEWVIIKHPELATTGSEPENHASPAPSTLSSGSVPSDPSDRLSPFLSARHFNLPSKTASMFMAGSSECIIIGGGDGQALYLDADLNHGRTSHCNTFNNQPLCSESFQISVLEVWGFRDTMNG
- the TBC1D24 gene encoding TBC1 domain family member 24 isoform X3; amino-acid sequence: MDEYNRFVDWDKMDVTVQSQDAKELTCTEFQELKQLARQGYWAKNHSLRAKVYHKLISNIPCRTVTPDANVYRDIVVKIVGKRNSSSLPLPEFVDNSLVPTYCLNAEGIGAVRKIILCIANQFPDISFCPALPSVIALLLHYSKDEAECFEQVCRILACNDPSKRLIDQTFLAFESSCMTFGDLVNKYCQAAHKLMVAVSEDVLEVYSDWQRWLFGELPMVYIARVFDVFLVEGYKVLYRVALALLKFFHKVRAGQPTESDSIQQDIRAFVRDIAKSVSPERLLEKAFAIRLFSRKEIQLLQMANEKALQQKGITVKQKSVASPKRQNVHLAVHAENFKSEIVSVKEMRDIWSWIPERFALCQPLLLFTTLEHGCSLSRFYSHSEGHEPTLLLIKTTTKELQPEVERYEWVIIKHPELATTGSEPENHASPAPSTLSSGSVPSDPSDRLSPFLSARHFNLPSKTASMFMAGSSECIIIGGGDGQALYLDADLNHGRTSHCNTFNNQPLCSESFQISVLEVWGFRDTMNG
- the TBC1D24 gene encoding TBC1 domain family member 24 isoform X2: MDEYNRFVDWDKMDVTVQSQDAKELTCTEFQELKQLARQGYWAKNHSLRAKVYHKLISNIPCRTVTPDANVYRDIVVKIVGKRNSSSLPLPEFVDNSLVPTYCLNAEGIGAVRKIILCIANQFPDISFCPALPSVIALLLHYSKDEAECFEQVCRILACNDPSKRLIDQTFLAFESSCMTFGDLVNKYCQAAHKLMVAVSEDVLEVYSDWQRWLFGELPMVYIARVFDVFLVEGYKVLYRVALALLKFFHKVRAGQPTESDSIQQDIRAFVRDIAKSVSPERLLEKAFAIRLFSRKEIQLLQMANEKALQQKGITVKQKRQNVHLAVHAENFKSEIVSVKEMRDIWSWIPERFALCQPLLLFTTLEHGCSLSRFYSHSEGHEPTLLLIKTTTKEVCGAYLSTDWSERRRGGNKLSFFGTGECFVFRLQPEVERYEWVIIKHPELATTGSEPENHASPAPSTLSSGSVPSDPSDRLSPFLSARHFNLPSKTASMFMAGSSECIIIGGGDGQALYLDADLNHGRTSHCNTFNNQPLCSESFQISVLEVWGFRDTMNG